The Methanobacterium sp. Maddingley MBC34 genome has a window encoding:
- a CDS encoding sulfopyruvate decarboxylase, alpha subunit (PFAM: Thiamine pyrophosphate enzyme, N-terminal TPP binding domain~TIGRFAM: sulfopyruvate decarboxylase, alpha subunit_SP) — protein sequence MDSSQAVFDGLKKAGIDFVVSVPCVNLGKLMEMVDCDPEIIHVPVTREEEGFGIAAGAYMGGKKPAILMQNSGLGNSVNVLASLFKLYQFPILMIISHRGTEGEFMGAQVPMGEATIGILDTLKIAYINPKTPKEAFKLIPESWLLAELGGSPLGILLEIGFW from the coding sequence ATGGACAGCAGCCAGGCAGTGTTTGATGGACTGAAAAAAGCCGGAATCGATTTTGTGGTCAGTGTACCCTGTGTGAACCTTGGTAAACTCATGGAAATGGTGGACTGCGACCCGGAAATTATCCATGTTCCAGTTACACGGGAGGAGGAAGGATTCGGCATAGCCGCAGGAGCTTACATGGGTGGTAAAAAACCAGCCATCCTTATGCAAAACTCCGGACTGGGAAACTCAGTGAATGTACTGGCCTCACTTTTTAAACTTTACCAGTTCCCCATACTCATGATTATAAGCCATCGAGGTACTGAAGGAGAGTTCATGGGTGCACAGGTTCCCATGGGAGAAGCAACCATTGGTATACTGGACACCCTAAAGATCGCCTACATAAATCCCAAAACACCGAAAGAAGCCTTTAAACTCATACCAGAATCATGGCTACTGGCAGAATTAGGTGGATCACCACTGGGAATACTGCTTGAAATCGGTTTCTGGTAA